One Falsihalocynthiibacter arcticus DNA segment encodes these proteins:
- a CDS encoding ATPase has product MSYESTGVVAPPAPKRLNEMNLSPVMMRDILLKTLFRQNIEMVSEIAKAVCLPMPVTQELVDMAREQRLLEATGTLHANSGNEMGYQLTDQGKARALDALSQSEYYGAMPVPLAVYQEQVKRQSIRNIMINRAQLNGAMGHLILPPTLLDQLGPAVSSGRSILMYGPPGNGKSSISNGIRDALGDKIFVPRAIEYAGQVITVYDPIVHSAAEAQEEDPNSLRRASNRFDTRYVRCERPTVITGGELSLSMLNLVYNPTSRTYQAPLQLKSTGGVFIVDDLGRQEESPQALINRWIVPLEEGKDILSLQSGEKFEVPFDTLVIFSTNFHPNEIFDRAALRRIFFKIKIDGPDQEDYIKIFAMMARRRKMPLDEAALVHLLKKKYPEIDNVYANYQPIFLIDQMIAICEFEGIPYQMSPDLIDRAWANMFVKDEAIIH; this is encoded by the coding sequence ATGTCTTATGAATCCACGGGTGTTGTTGCCCCTCCTGCCCCAAAACGTCTCAACGAGATGAATCTCTCGCCTGTGATGATGCGCGACATACTTCTGAAAACGCTGTTTCGGCAGAATATTGAAATGGTATCCGAAATTGCCAAGGCTGTGTGCCTCCCGATGCCCGTCACCCAAGAATTGGTAGATATGGCCCGCGAGCAACGTTTGCTTGAGGCTACAGGGACTCTTCACGCCAACTCCGGCAATGAAATGGGATACCAACTGACGGATCAGGGAAAAGCACGTGCCTTAGATGCTCTAAGCCAGTCCGAATATTATGGTGCCATGCCAGTCCCCCTCGCGGTCTATCAGGAACAGGTCAAACGCCAATCCATCCGCAATATCATGATCAACAGGGCGCAACTGAACGGTGCAATGGGGCATTTGATCCTACCGCCAACGCTCCTCGACCAACTGGGGCCTGCAGTGAGTTCTGGGCGCTCAATCCTGATGTATGGCCCTCCTGGCAACGGGAAGTCCTCGATTTCGAACGGGATTCGCGACGCGCTTGGCGACAAAATATTCGTACCGCGCGCCATTGAATATGCCGGTCAGGTGATCACGGTCTATGACCCGATTGTGCACAGTGCTGCAGAAGCGCAGGAGGAGGATCCAAACTCGCTGCGACGTGCCTCCAACCGTTTTGACACACGCTATGTGCGGTGCGAGCGCCCCACGGTTATCACCGGTGGCGAGTTGTCTCTCTCCATGCTCAACCTTGTCTACAACCCAACTTCCCGCACCTATCAAGCGCCTCTCCAGCTTAAATCCACGGGCGGCGTCTTTATTGTGGACGACCTTGGACGCCAAGAGGAGTCACCACAGGCTCTCATCAACCGTTGGATTGTGCCGCTTGAAGAGGGCAAAGATATCCTATCTCTACAATCGGGCGAAAAATTTGAGGTTCCGTTCGACACGCTGGTCATATTCTCTACCAACTTCCACCCAAACGAGATTTTCGATAGAGCGGCTCTGCGCCGGATCTTCTTTAAAATCAAAATTGATGGTCCCGACCAAGAAGACTACATCAAGATTTTTGCCATGATGGCACGCCGTCGGAAAATGCCCCTAGACGAAGCCGCCCTAGTGCATTTGCTAAAAAAGAAATATCCCGAAATCGACAACGTTTATGCCAACTATCAGCCTATCTTCCTGATCGACCAAATGATCGCGATTTGCGAGTTTGAGGGGATACCCTATCAGATGTCCCCCGACCTGATCGACCGCGCATGGGCCAATATGTTCGTAAAAGACGAGGCGATTATTCACTAA